The DNA window TGGAGGAGTTGACAGTTCAACTGTTGCTTATCTTTTAAAACAACAAGGTTATGATATTTTTGGAGTAACTATGAAAACTTTTAAAGATGAGGACTCTGATGCAAAGAAAGTCTGTGATGACTTAGGAATAGAACACTATGTTTTAGATGTAAGAGATGAATTTAAAGAAAAGGTTATGGATTACTTTGTTGATGAATATATGAATGGAAGAACTCCAAATCCTTGTATGGTGTGTAATAGACATATAAAATTTGGTAAGATGTTAGATTTTATTTTATCAAAAGGTGCTAACTTTATGGCAACTGGTCATTATACAAAGTTAAAAAATGGTTTATTGAGTGTAGGAGATGACTCTAATAAAGATCAAGTTTATTTCTTATCTCAAATTGAAAAAGACAGACTTAGTAAGATTATTTTTCCAGTTGGAGATTTAGAAAAACCTAAATTAAGAGAACTTGCTCAACAAATGGGTGTTAGAGTTTATTCTAAAAAAGACTCTCAAGAAATATGTTTTGTTGATGATGGAAAATTAAAACAGTTTTTAATAGAAAATACAAAAGGTAAAGCTGAAAAACCTGGAAATATTGTAGATAAAAATGGAAATATTTTAGGAAAACATAGAGGATTTTCATTCTATACAATAGGTCAAAGAAAAGGTTTAGGGATTTCTAGTGAAGAACCATTATATGTTTTAGCTTTTGATAGAGAAACAAACAATATTATTGTTGGAGAAAATAAAGATTTGTTTAAAGATGAATTAACTGCAACAAGATTAAATCTTTTTTCAGTGTCTTCTTTAGATAGTTTAGATAACTTAGAATGTTTTGCAAAAACTCGTTCAAGAGATATTTTACATAAATGTTTATTGAAAAAAGATGGAGATAATTTCCAAGTAAAGTTTATTGATAATAAAGTTAGAGCTATTACACCAGGACAAGGGATTGTATTTTACAATGATGAAGGAAATGTAATAGCAGGAGGCTTTATTGAAAAATAGTTGGCAACAAAATTATAATATATTTTTGAAGTTAGTTTTTAGGAGGTTTAATGAAATTATTTGATGAATTTAAAGCATTTGTTATGCGTGGAAATGTTGTTGATTTAGCAGTTGGTGTTATTATTGGTGCTGCTTTTGGTAAGATAGTAACTAGTTTAGTTAATGATATCTTTATGCCAATAATAGGAATGATAATAGGAAATGTTGATTTCTCATCTTTAGAAATTAAATTAGGAGAACCAGTTGAAGGAGCTGAACAAGCTGCTATTAGATATGGAGCTTTTATTCAAGAAATAGTTAATTTTCTTGTAATTGCACTTTGCATATTTATGGTTATAAAAGTAATAAATAAATTACAAAAGAAAAAAGAAGAAGCACCTGCACCTGCTCCAGAACCTACAAAAGAAGAAGTTTTACTTACTGAAATTAGAGATGCTTTAAATAAGATAGCAGATAAATAATAAAATATTAGATGGTTGTTAGAAATAGCAACCATTTTTTTATTATATTTATAATTATATCTAAAATTTAAGAAGTTAATAAATTATATTGTACTAATTATAAATTTAAAATCTAAAATTTATACAAAATTTATTCTTGATTTTTTCTATAAATAATTATATAATAAAAAGGATATCAAAATATTTTTATATAAAATAATATAAGATTTAAAGAAAGGAGGAAAATAATGAAAAAAATATTTAGTTTAGTCTTTTTTATTCTCTTTACAGTTTCTTCATTTGCTATAAAAGTTGAGAATAATCAAATTATAGATGATTATAGCAATAAAATTGAAGCCAAAGAATATAAAAAAATTATTGTAACTGATCCTGGAGTAATAGAAATACTATTTAAAATAGGTGGAGAAAAATCAATAGTTGCTATTGGTAAAACTTCAAGAAGTAAAATATATCCTTATGATAAAGTGGATAAGTTGGTAAGTATTGGTAATATTTCTAATTTAAACTTAGAGAAAGTTGTAGAGTATAAACCTGATTTAATTATAGTTACTTCCATGATGTTAAAAGACACAGAAGCTTTGAAAAAAATGGGTTACAATGTAATAGTTTCTAATGCATCTAGTTTAGATGGAATTCTTAATTTAATTTCAGTTACAGGACTTATATCAGGAAAAAAAGAAGAAGCAGAAAAGTTAAGAAAAGAATGCTTAATTAAATTAGAAAGAATTGAAAAAGAAAACTCTAAAAAAACTTCTAAATTAAAAGGAGCAATTTTATTTTCAACTTCACCTATGATAGCTTTTTCAGAGGATTCGATACCTGGTGATGTTTTAAAACATTTAGGAGTTATTAATATAGCAGCAAATGTTCCTGGACAAAGACCTATATTATCACCTGAATATATTTTAAAAGAAAATCCTGATTTTCTAGCTGGTGCTATGAGTTTAGACAATCCTAAACAAATTATTGAAGCATCTAATGTCATTCCTAAGACAAAAGCTGGAAAAAATAATAATATTTTTATTTTAGATTCATCAGTTATATTAAGAAGTTCATATAGAATATTTGATGAAATGGAAGTATTAAAAGAAAAATTAGATAAAATAGAGAAAAAATAAAAATTTATATTCATAGTTATTAAACATTTAGGAAAGATACAAAAATTATAATCTATGGAGGGAAAAATGAAAAAATATTTAATGGGATTATCAATACTTATATTTTGTGCAAGTGCTTATGGAGAAGTTATAGACTTAGGAGAAAAGAATATTTATTCAGAAACAGGTTTTGAAAAAAATCTAAGAAACTCTACAACATCACCTTTTATAATTACATCAAAAGATATTGAAACAAAAGGATATACTTCTGTATCAGAAGTTTTAGATTCAGTTCCTGGTGTAAATATACAAGAAGGATTACATCCAGCAGTTGATGTAAGAGGACAAGGTTATCAAAAAGCAAAAGCAACAGTTCAACTTTTAGTTGATGGAGTTCCTGCAAATATGCTTGATACTTCACATATGAATGTACCTATTGATGTTGTTAACATCAATGAAATAGAAAGAATAGAAGTTATACCAGGTGGAGGAGCTGTTCTATATGGTAGTGGAACATCTGGAGGAGTTATTAATATTATAACTAAAAAATACAAGGGAAATAATAATGTTCGTGGAGGAGTAGGATATCAAGTAGGAAGTTTTGCAAATAATAAATTTGATGTTTCTGCTGGAACAAGTGTTGGAAATTTTGATTTTGATGTAAATTATTCAAAAAATAGAAAACATGGATATAGAGATTACGATTTTACTAATTCTGATTATTTTTCTGGAAGAATTAATTATAATATCAGTAAAACAAGTAACATAGCTTTTAAATATAGTGGTTATAGAGATAAATACACTTATCCTAGTTTCTTAACTCAAAAAGAATTAGATGATAACAGAAGACAAAGTGGTAATGATAAGGAAGCAAAAGAAAATAATAGAATTAAAAAAGATGAATTTACTTTAACATATAACACTAAAATAGGAGATAAAAATGATTTAAATATCTTAGGTTTTTATCAAAAAACAGATATTCCTTCTGAATCTATTGAAGATTATACTACAGAATATAAAGGAATGTTAGCAGGACAAGCTGCTGGATTAAGAGCTGCTCTTAGAAATCCAATGTTACCTCCAAGAGCAAGAACAGCTATGACAAATAAACTAAATGCATTGTTAACTGAATTAAGAAGCACAAATAATGTTGATTTCAAAACTGTTTCTCAATTTAAAGATACAAAAAAAGCTATAA is part of the Fusobacterium nucleatum genome and encodes:
- the mscL gene encoding large-conductance mechanosensitive channel protein MscL, coding for MKLFDEFKAFVMRGNVVDLAVGVIIGAAFGKIVTSLVNDIFMPIIGMIIGNVDFSSLEIKLGEPVEGAEQAAIRYGAFIQEIVNFLVIALCIFMVIKVINKLQKKKEEAPAPAPEPTKEEVLLTEIRDALNKIADK
- a CDS encoding TonB-dependent receptor, yielding MKKYLMGLSILIFCASAYGEVIDLGEKNIYSETGFEKNLRNSTTSPFIITSKDIETKGYTSVSEVLDSVPGVNIQEGLHPAVDVRGQGYQKAKATVQLLVDGVPANMLDTSHMNVPIDVVNINEIERIEVIPGGGAVLYGSGTSGGVINIITKKYKGNNNVRGGVGYQVGSFANNKFDVSAGTSVGNFDFDVNYSKNRKHGYRDYDFTNSDYFSGRINYNISKTSNIAFKYSGYRDKYTYPSFLTQKELDDNRRQSGNDKEAKENNRIKKDEFTLTYNTKIGDKNDLNILGFYQKTDIPSESIEDYTTEYKGMLAGQAAGLRAALRNPMLPPRARTAMTNKLNALLTELRSTNNVDFKTVSQFKDTKKAIKIKDKFTYDNAGSNVVVGLGYTDNEMVRVSKMELVGKRVMADTKLDLTKKTFEVFALNTFKVNKFELIQGLRFENSKYDGTRRNNTDTLDIKKSKDNWAGSLAVNYLYSDTGNVYAKYERAFTSPAPGQLVDKVQTAPRVYTYKVNNLKSESTNLFEIGWNDYLFGSLLSADVFYSETKDEIATIFDGGRPNAHGTAFKSTNLGKTRRYGFDLSAEQKFEKFTFREAYSFIDTKILKDNSRSFEGKHIADVPKHKLVLSVDYDITSKFTVGADYEYRAAAFIDNANKNGKNKAKSVFNLRADYKLTNSLNIYAGINNIFGAKYYNSVGLDSGERIYDPAPRTNYYAGFKYKF
- a CDS encoding ABC transporter substrate-binding protein; translation: MKKIFSLVFFILFTVSSFAIKVENNQIIDDYSNKIEAKEYKKIIVTDPGVIEILFKIGGEKSIVAIGKTSRSKIYPYDKVDKLVSIGNISNLNLEKVVEYKPDLIIVTSMMLKDTEALKKMGYNVIVSNASSLDGILNLISVTGLISGKKEEAEKLRKECLIKLERIEKENSKKTSKLKGAILFSTSPMIAFSEDSIPGDVLKHLGVINIAANVPGQRPILSPEYILKENPDFLAGAMSLDNPKQIIEASNVIPKTKAGKNNNIFILDSSVILRSSYRIFDEMEVLKEKLDKIEKK
- the mnmA gene encoding tRNA 2-thiouridine(34) synthase MnmA, whose translation is MIETKNVAPEFKKYLEFDSNNSNIRIGVAMSGGVDSSTVAYLLKQQGYDIFGVTMKTFKDEDSDAKKVCDDLGIEHYVLDVRDEFKEKVMDYFVDEYMNGRTPNPCMVCNRHIKFGKMLDFILSKGANFMATGHYTKLKNGLLSVGDDSNKDQVYFLSQIEKDRLSKIIFPVGDLEKPKLRELAQQMGVRVYSKKDSQEICFVDDGKLKQFLIENTKGKAEKPGNIVDKNGNILGKHRGFSFYTIGQRKGLGISSEEPLYVLAFDRETNNIIVGENKDLFKDELTATRLNLFSVSSLDSLDNLECFAKTRSRDILHKCLLKKDGDNFQVKFIDNKVRAITPGQGIVFYNDEGNVIAGGFIEK